The Actinoplanes sp. N902-109 genomic interval CGATGCTGACGGCCGCGATGAGGCTCGCCCGCCATGTCCGGTGTTTCGGAATTGTCAACATGAAGGACGACGCTAAGGCGACGACTGTGTCTGCCGGCTGTTCGCCGCTCCGCCGGACCAGCCGGGTAGCCTGACCGGTTGACGACCGATATCGGCAGTTCGGATGGTTTGTCCGCTCGATCGGGTACGGCTGGGGCCGATACGGTAACCCCATGAACTTCGGTTCGGTGGCTCGCGCCTATGCGACACATCGGCCCGACTATCCGCCGGATGCGGTGCGGTGGGCGGTGTCGCGGGCCCGGCGGGTGCTCGACCTGGGCGCCGGCACGGGAAAGCTGACCGCCTCGGTGCTCGCGGTGCACACCGACGTCGTCGCCGTCGAGCCGGATGCGGCGATGCTGACCGAGCTGCGTCGTACCCTGCCAGGGGTTTCGTCGGTGCGCGGCAGCGCCGAATCGATCCCGCTGCCGGACGCATCCGTCGATGCCGTGGTCGTGGGAAACGCCATGCACTGGTTCGACCTGGCCGTGGCGGGACCCGAGATCGCCCGGGTCCTCACCCCCGGCGGTGTCCTCACCGGACTCTGGAACACCCTCGACGACACCGTGGACTGGGTCGCCGAACTGGCCCGGATCAGCGGACCAGCCGTCATCGGCCCGCGCGACACCCCCGCCGCCTGGCGCGCCGAGATGACCACCCTCGACCTCACCGCCATCGGCACCCCGCCGGAATTCGCCACCTTCCCGCACAGCCAGCGCCGCACCGCCGACTCCCTGGTGGCCACCCTCGCCACCCGCGCGGGACTGCTGGTCATGCCGGAGAACGAACGGCAAGCCACGCTCAACCGGATCCGTGCCTTCCTCATGCAGCGCCCGGAAACGGCGGCCGGCGAGTTCCTGCTGCCGATGGTGACGTGCGGGCTGCGCAGCACTCTGGTTCGAGCCCCATGGCAGGCTTCCCGCTGACCGGGCTGACGCCGCTTCCGCCCCTTCACCGAGGACGACGCCCACCGCTGGCTTCCACCCCCGCCGGCTTCCACCATGAAGGCACCCACCGCAACGCCGCCGCCACCCGCTCCGGCCACGCCGCGTGAAGCCTCATCCGCCTCGACCTCCACGCCGCTTGCCTGACCGACCCAGCCGTCTCTCAGCCCGACCGCTCAGCGGCCCCACCGACCCCGCCCGCGGCAAAGTTGCCCGTCAGGCTTCAACCCGTCGGCCCCTGACCGACCGCGTCCGCTGCGAGGTTGCCCGCCCGACTTGACCCCACCGGCCCTGACTGACCGCGCTCGCTGTGAGCCCGGCTGCCCCGATCGCGGGCCGTCTGACCGGCTACTCGCCCCCGAGCCCGGTCTTCGCGAACAGGCCACCCGTGGCCATGCACCGCGGGTCGAGCCCGGCGATGCTGCACTCGGCGGTCCGCTCGTCCGCCCATCTCCCGCCCCTGGACCGCTGTCCTCAGCTGGCCGCCGGGGTTTGTCTGCTGAGGACTGGCCCGCCAACTCGTTGAGCACTGCCCCAGATCCAACTAACTAGTTAGTCACTAGCGAAGCCGTCGGATTCAGGCCAGCTCGGCGGTCCATCGGCTCGCCCGTTCGCGCGGTTCGTCCGTTCGCGCGGTTCGTCCGTTCGCGCGGTTCGCCCGTTCGCGCGGTTCGCCCGTTCGCGCGGTTCGCCCGTCCGCGCGGTTCGCCCGTCCGCGCGGTTCGCC includes:
- a CDS encoding class I SAM-dependent methyltransferase, yielding MNFGSVARAYATHRPDYPPDAVRWAVSRARRVLDLGAGTGKLTASVLAVHTDVVAVEPDAAMLTELRRTLPGVSSVRGSAESIPLPDASVDAVVVGNAMHWFDLAVAGPEIARVLTPGGVLTGLWNTLDDTVDWVAELARISGPAVIGPRDTPAAWRAEMTTLDLTAIGTPPEFATFPHSQRRTADSLVATLATRAGLLVMPENERQATLNRIRAFLMQRPETAAGEFLLPMVTCGLRSTLVRAPWQASR